A DNA window from Polynucleobacter sp. AP-Titi-500A-B4 contains the following coding sequences:
- a CDS encoding UxaA family hydrolase produces MINLKDATFMGYRRENGRMGIRNHVLILPLDDLSNAACEAVANNIKGTQAIPHSYGRLQFGADLELHFRTLIGTGSNPNVAAVVVIGIEPQWTKIVVDGIKASGKLVEGFWIEGNGDTATIASASKAAYAMMKHASKQKRVKAPLSELWVSTKCGESDTTSGCGANPTVGDAFDKLYGIGSTLVFGETTELTGGEHLVEARCRTPEVKKKFREMFDRYQDVIERHKTSDLSDSQPTKGNIAGGLTTIEEKALGNIQKIGKKCIVDSVLDKGEEPKIPGLHFMDSSSAAAEMVTLCAAAGFAAHFFPTGQGNVIGNAILPVIKICANPKTVRTMGEHIDVDVSGLLRREENMDQAGDKLLECLLRTADGELTASEILGHREFVLTRLYESA; encoded by the coding sequence ATGATTAATTTGAAAGACGCGACCTTTATGGGTTACCGCCGTGAGAACGGCCGCATGGGTATTCGTAACCACGTGCTGATTTTGCCTTTGGATGACTTGTCGAATGCCGCTTGTGAAGCAGTGGCAAACAACATCAAGGGAACCCAAGCTATTCCTCACTCCTATGGACGCTTGCAGTTCGGTGCTGACTTGGAATTGCATTTCCGTACATTGATCGGTACTGGTTCTAATCCAAACGTTGCTGCGGTAGTAGTGATCGGTATTGAGCCACAGTGGACCAAAATTGTGGTTGATGGCATTAAAGCTTCAGGCAAACTAGTTGAAGGTTTTTGGATTGAGGGCAATGGCGATACTGCTACGATTGCCTCAGCCAGTAAAGCTGCATATGCAATGATGAAGCATGCGTCAAAGCAGAAACGTGTTAAAGCACCGTTGTCCGAGCTTTGGGTATCTACGAAGTGTGGTGAGTCTGACACTACCTCCGGTTGCGGTGCAAACCCAACGGTTGGTGATGCATTTGACAAGCTCTACGGAATTGGCTCTACCTTGGTATTTGGTGAGACTACTGAGTTAACTGGTGGTGAGCATTTAGTAGAAGCTCGTTGCCGCACTCCAGAGGTGAAGAAAAAGTTCCGCGAAATGTTTGATCGCTATCAGGATGTGATTGAGCGTCATAAGACCAGTGACTTATCTGACTCGCAGCCAACCAAAGGCAATATTGCTGGTGGTTTGACCACGATCGAAGAAAAAGCTTTAGGTAATATTCAGAAAATCGGTAAGAAATGTATCGTTGATAGCGTCTTGGATAAGGGCGAAGAGCCAAAGATTCCAGGTTTGCACTTTATGGACTCCTCTTCAGCTGCAGCTGAGATGGTGACTTTGTGTGCTGCTGCTGGATTTGCCGCTCACTTCTTCCCAACAGGTCAAGGGAATGTAATCGGTAATGCGATTCTTCCGGTGATCAAGATCTGCGCTAATCCAAAAACAGTTCGTACAATGGGTGAGCACATTGACGTTGATGTGTCAGGTCTTTTGCGTCGCGAAGAGAATATGGATCAGGCTGGTGATAAGTTATTAGAGTGCCTCTTGCGCACTGCTGATGGCGAATTGACTGCCTCTGAAATTCTCGGTCACCGCGAATTCGTATTAACCCGTTTATACGAGTCAGCGTAA
- a CDS encoding tripartite tricarboxylate transporter substrate binding protein: MFKQFIASLSTKIALVTGALILISSPIANAQNWPTKPIKLIIPFAAGGTTDILGRLLAQQLTKDLGQNVIVENKPGAGGNIAAEFVAQSAADGYTIMLASGSMLTVNPNLYKKLPVNYAKDFVYITNVASGPMLLSVSNKIPVKNVAEFIAYAKTKDLNFGSAGIGSQVHMAEENFTYTAGIPATHVPYKGESAALNDLVAGQIDFMVGNLTAAAGFAKAGQIKPLAVTSLKRSKQLPDVPTVAESGIPGFESTGWFGLVAPANTPKVITDKIYAATVKAVNSEALRASLDLNGLTAVVNNQKEFETQVKAESVVWEKVIKGRNISAQ; encoded by the coding sequence ATGTTTAAGCAATTCATCGCAAGTCTCAGCACTAAAATTGCATTGGTTACTGGAGCCCTCATATTAATTAGCTCGCCAATTGCAAATGCTCAAAATTGGCCGACGAAGCCTATCAAACTCATCATTCCTTTTGCTGCAGGAGGTACCACTGATATTCTAGGGCGCCTACTAGCTCAGCAACTGACAAAAGATCTTGGTCAAAACGTGATTGTTGAAAATAAGCCTGGCGCTGGCGGCAATATCGCCGCTGAATTTGTCGCACAATCTGCAGCCGATGGATATACCATCATGCTGGCTTCTGGAAGCATGCTTACCGTCAATCCAAATCTCTATAAAAAACTGCCCGTAAATTACGCCAAGGATTTTGTTTACATTACCAATGTGGCAAGTGGGCCAATGCTTTTGTCTGTAAGCAATAAGATTCCAGTAAAGAACGTTGCTGAGTTCATTGCTTATGCAAAAACCAAAGACTTAAATTTTGGCTCAGCCGGTATTGGCAGCCAGGTACATATGGCTGAGGAAAACTTTACCTATACAGCTGGAATTCCAGCGACACACGTACCCTATAAAGGTGAATCCGCAGCACTAAATGACTTAGTAGCAGGTCAAATTGATTTCATGGTCGGCAACCTCACAGCAGCAGCAGGGTTTGCAAAGGCTGGCCAAATTAAGCCACTAGCAGTTACTAGTTTGAAGCGTTCCAAACAATTGCCGGATGTTCCAACAGTCGCCGAGTCAGGCATACCTGGATTTGAATCCACTGGCTGGTTTGGACTTGTTGCTCCAGCAAACACCCCTAAAGTTATCACCGATAAAATCTATGCCGCTACTGTTAAAGCTGTAAATTCAGAAGCACTTCGTGCTAGCCTAGATTTAAATGGCCTAACTGCAGTCGTCAATAATCAGAAAGAATTTGAAACCCAAGTAAAAGCAGAGTCGGTAGTTTGGGAAAAAGTGATTAAGGGCAGAAATATTAGCGCCCAATAA
- a CDS encoding disulfide bond formation protein B: MSSARYLYLSLFSLGLVIFAVLLQQTGYRGVSFLPCPLCILQRVGYLGVTIFCFLAVGIAPLRRFFHVLALLSATYGVSVAGRQVWLLSHPETSCGIDPLEVWINQFQLSQSVSWLFKADGLCSAQLPAILGLQVPEWSLFWFSVLFLILLATLFKKKP; the protein is encoded by the coding sequence ATGAGTTCAGCACGCTATTTATATCTCTCTCTATTTAGTCTTGGACTGGTTATTTTTGCAGTCCTTTTGCAACAGACCGGCTATCGAGGGGTCAGTTTTTTGCCATGTCCCTTATGTATTTTGCAAAGGGTCGGTTATTTGGGAGTCACCATTTTTTGCTTTTTGGCTGTGGGCATTGCTCCATTGCGGAGATTCTTCCATGTTCTAGCGCTGTTATCGGCGACATATGGTGTTTCAGTAGCAGGGCGCCAAGTTTGGCTTTTATCTCACCCCGAAACCTCTTGTGGGATTGATCCTTTGGAGGTTTGGATTAATCAATTTCAACTTTCCCAAAGCGTCTCTTGGTTGTTTAAGGCTGATGGGCTTTGTTCTGCGCAACTGCCCGCTATTTTGGGCCTTCAAGTGCCGGAATGGTCCTTATTTTGGTTTTCAGTACTTTTCTTGATCTTATTAGCCACTCTATTCAAGAAAAAGCCCTAA
- a CDS encoding ferredoxin--NADP reductase yields the protein MAAYNTETVLTVHHWNDTLFSFTTTRNKGLRFRSGHFLMIGLEVEGKPLVRAYSVASPNYEEHLEFLSIKVQDGPLTSRLQKIQVGDPILVSEKSVGTLVLDDLNPGKHLYLFSTGTGLAPFMSIIRDPETYEKFEKVVLIHGVRLVSELAYGDYIKNELTQDEYLGELIREKLIYYPTVTREAFKHTGRLTTAIESGQLFKDIGLPPLDPAVDRAMICGSPSMLKETAEMLDAKGFKVSPSLGQLGDYVFERAFVEK from the coding sequence ATGGCCGCATACAATACTGAAACCGTTCTCACTGTTCACCACTGGAACGACACACTCTTTAGCTTCACTACTACCCGCAATAAAGGACTACGTTTTCGTAGCGGTCACTTCTTAATGATTGGCCTTGAAGTCGAAGGCAAGCCACTAGTACGCGCATACAGCGTTGCAAGCCCCAATTACGAAGAACATTTGGAATTCTTGAGCATTAAGGTTCAAGATGGTCCGCTGACATCACGTTTACAAAAGATTCAAGTTGGCGATCCTATTTTGGTTAGCGAAAAGTCTGTTGGCACATTAGTATTGGATGACTTAAATCCAGGCAAGCACCTCTATCTATTTAGCACCGGCACTGGTTTAGCTCCATTCATGAGTATTATTCGTGACCCGGAGACTTATGAAAAGTTTGAGAAAGTTGTTTTGATTCACGGGGTGCGCTTAGTGAGTGAGCTCGCTTACGGTGACTACATCAAAAATGAACTCACTCAAGATGAATACCTTGGTGAATTGATTCGTGAAAAACTCATTTACTACCCAACAGTGACTCGCGAAGCATTTAAGCACACCGGTCGCCTCACAACCGCTATTGAATCCGGTCAACTCTTTAAAGATATTGGTTTGCCGCCACTTGATCCAGCCGTTGATCGCGCCATGATTTGCGGTAGCCCATCCATGCTCAAAGAGACCGCAGAGATGTTGGATGCTAAGGGCTTCAAAGTATCTCCGAGCCTTGGCCAATTGGGTGACTACGTCTTTGAACGTGCATTTGTAGAGAAATAA
- a CDS encoding c-type cytochrome, with translation MVANRSSIVCFVVVTIGMMLGCTSGYQMQGPVGLGKPISENQIRAWNIDVGPSGAGLPPGSGTAIAGEKLYQQQCASCHGDQGQGGPANRLVGGGALNTDKPVKTVGSFWPYSTTIFDYVKRAMPHQAPQSLTDDQVYAATAYILYLNKIIAKDAVMDARTLPLVKMPNRDGFISVER, from the coding sequence ATGGTCGCTAATAGATCCTCCATCGTATGCTTTGTCGTAGTCACCATTGGCATGATGCTTGGCTGTACATCGGGTTATCAAATGCAAGGACCAGTAGGCCTTGGCAAGCCTATTTCTGAAAATCAAATTCGAGCGTGGAATATTGATGTTGGTCCAAGTGGGGCAGGTCTTCCTCCTGGTTCGGGCACTGCTATTGCTGGAGAAAAGCTATATCAGCAACAGTGTGCATCCTGCCATGGGGATCAAGGACAAGGCGGACCCGCTAATCGTCTTGTGGGTGGCGGCGCTTTAAATACGGATAAGCCCGTAAAGACCGTGGGAAGTTTTTGGCCTTACTCAACTACTATTTTTGACTATGTCAAAAGAGCAATGCCACATCAAGCACCGCAATCTTTAACTGATGACCAGGTTTATGCAGCCACCGCTTATATTCTTTATCTCAATAAGATTATTGCAAAAGATGCGGTGATGGATGCCAGGACTCTACCTTTAGTAAAAATGCCAAATAGAGATGGGTTTATTTCAGTGGAGCGTTGA
- a CDS encoding GntR family transcriptional regulator, translating to MKSLTAYQEVKQKITEDLVRGRYPMGQALPAEKDLSKELDVSIGTLRKAVDELVAEGIVVRRQGRGTYVAEHDLKRLLYYFFHVVKHDADKKVNPRVELVSLTSAVANKEEASKLEIKEGAAVWRLVNCLYLDDKCVMIDQITLDKKRFQKLNRADYINREGSIYQLYQMKYGQTVVRSSERLRAGLAGKQFSEWLGVKPDSPVLIIRRVALGIQDEPLEWRVSTLNTNQHEYFSELVV from the coding sequence ATGAAATCCCTGACTGCTTATCAAGAAGTAAAGCAAAAGATCACCGAAGATCTGGTCAGGGGTCGTTATCCTATGGGGCAGGCATTGCCTGCCGAAAAGGATTTATCAAAAGAGTTAGATGTATCTATAGGAACCCTGCGCAAAGCGGTGGATGAGTTGGTTGCTGAAGGCATTGTGGTTCGTCGCCAAGGCAGGGGTACCTATGTTGCTGAGCATGACCTCAAGCGTTTGCTCTATTACTTTTTCCACGTTGTCAAACATGATGCCGACAAAAAAGTTAACCCAAGGGTTGAGCTGGTTTCGTTGACCAGTGCCGTTGCAAACAAGGAAGAGGCTAGTAAGCTCGAGATTAAAGAAGGTGCCGCAGTATGGCGCCTCGTCAACTGCCTTTATCTAGATGATAAATGCGTCATGATTGATCAGATCACGCTTGATAAAAAGCGTTTTCAAAAACTGAACCGAGCTGATTACATTAATCGCGAGGGCAGCATTTACCAGTTGTACCAAATGAAATATGGACAGACCGTGGTTCGAAGTAGCGAGCGCTTACGTGCAGGCCTTGCTGGTAAGCAATTTTCGGAGTGGCTGGGCGTAAAGCCCGATTCACCAGTTTTGATTATCAGAAGGGTTGCGCTGGGCATTCAGGATGAGCCCTTGGAGTGGCGAGTCTCTACACTCAATACCAATCAACACGAATACTTTAGTGAGTTGGTAGTTTAG
- a CDS encoding flagellar biosynthesis protein FlgA yields MIHFVVHEPGDGVGVVVVEGVKAGDDLIGWVMDGDLTLNMKSESDIPIGHKISLNEFKPGDTVMKYGVDIGKVVAPIKKGEHLHVQNVKTKRW; encoded by the coding sequence ATGATCCATTTTGTCGTGCATGAGCCAGGAGATGGCGTAGGCGTAGTAGTAGTTGAAGGTGTGAAAGCCGGAGATGATTTGATTGGTTGGGTGATGGATGGAGATTTAACTCTCAATATGAAGTCTGAGAGTGATATTCCAATTGGTCACAAAATTTCTTTGAATGAATTTAAGCCAGGCGATACGGTCATGAAGTATGGCGTTGATATTGGCAAAGTAGTTGCTCCCATCAAAAAAGGTGAGCATCTCCACGTTCAGAACGTAAAAACTAAGCGCTGGTAA
- a CDS encoding YeiH family protein, producing the protein MYGTTKRNLPGLLVCLVIAMSTSFLSENYGGPQLLYALLLGLSLHFLYLNEAVKPGIDFCAKTILRLGVAFLGIRITFADISAIGLNTGFMVIVAVALTVCLGFVLAKFLKLSPDFGLIAGGSVGICGASAALAVASVLPKSKENEQFTLLVVVGVTVLSTIAMVTYPFALQMLDIGALSAGIFIGATIHDVAQVVAAGMLFGPEAGDVATVVKLFRVALLLPVVLVISIFFGAQKTTSTLGWSSLRLIPTFLLGFVALSIVASMQILPTSITHQIGGLSRWMLVIAIAAAGLKTNFQELAKLGWQPVLMLVVETLFIAIFGLVFILYAS; encoded by the coding sequence ATGTACGGCACTACTAAGCGCAATTTACCGGGGCTATTGGTCTGTTTGGTAATCGCCATGTCCACTAGTTTTCTTTCAGAAAATTATGGTGGACCCCAACTGTTATATGCGCTGTTATTGGGCCTATCGCTCCACTTTCTTTATCTAAACGAGGCTGTAAAACCAGGGATAGATTTTTGCGCAAAAACTATTCTGCGTTTAGGGGTTGCATTTTTGGGTATTCGAATCACCTTCGCAGATATTAGTGCGATTGGTCTGAATACTGGATTTATGGTGATTGTTGCTGTTGCATTAACTGTTTGCTTAGGGTTTGTTCTGGCAAAGTTTTTAAAGTTATCGCCAGACTTTGGATTGATAGCAGGCGGATCAGTTGGAATATGTGGTGCATCTGCTGCGCTTGCCGTTGCCTCCGTATTACCCAAGTCGAAAGAAAACGAGCAATTTACTTTATTGGTGGTTGTTGGCGTTACTGTGCTGTCAACGATTGCAATGGTGACCTATCCTTTTGCATTGCAGATGCTCGATATTGGCGCTCTTTCAGCTGGAATTTTTATCGGCGCAACTATTCATGATGTGGCACAAGTGGTGGCTGCGGGAATGCTTTTTGGCCCCGAGGCGGGAGATGTTGCTACTGTAGTGAAGCTATTTAGAGTGGCTCTTTTGCTACCAGTAGTTTTAGTCATCTCGATTTTCTTTGGCGCACAAAAAACTACCAGTACTTTAGGGTGGAGTAGCTTACGATTGATTCCCACATTCTTATTGGGCTTTGTCGCCCTATCTATTGTGGCATCGATGCAGATTTTGCCAACTTCGATTACCCATCAAATTGGTGGTTTATCACGTTGGATGTTGGTAATTGCTATTGCAGCAGCGGGATTAAAAACCAATTTTCAGGAATTGGCCAAACTAGGTTGGCAGCCAGTACTCATGTTGGTAGTTGAAACCCTATTTATTGCTATTTTTGGACTTGTATTTATTTTGTACGCATCCTAG
- a CDS encoding hydroxyacid dehydrogenase, whose amino-acid sequence MSSILISEFITSQALETLRSKHAVVYEPELYKDRPALIAALQNIEALIVRNLTQVNEDILVGAPKLKVVGRLGVGLENIELPACAKRNIKVIPATGANAESVAEYVVGAAVALTRGFIPATISTLKGEWPRPRFSAYHEFLGKTIGIVGFGSIGRVVAKKANAFGLQCLAYDPMLSGSSVELPGFSVPLLPLSDLLAHSDAVSLHLPFLPETKNLFDASTLDQMKSGACLINTARGGIVDERALVERLRTGRLGGAAIDVYESEPAKDLSHFAGIENLILTPHVAGVTQESNERVSQMIADEVNRFLGA is encoded by the coding sequence ATGTCATCCATTTTGATCTCTGAGTTCATTACAAGTCAAGCCCTAGAAACCCTGCGTTCTAAGCATGCAGTCGTTTATGAGCCTGAGTTATATAAAGACCGCCCAGCTTTGATTGCTGCATTGCAAAATATTGAGGCGCTGATTGTTCGTAACCTCACACAGGTCAATGAGGACATTTTGGTTGGCGCACCCAAGTTGAAAGTAGTTGGTCGACTAGGCGTTGGCCTAGAGAATATTGAATTGCCAGCTTGCGCGAAGCGTAATATCAAAGTCATACCTGCTACCGGTGCAAATGCTGAGTCGGTTGCTGAGTACGTTGTAGGCGCTGCGGTTGCATTAACAAGAGGCTTCATTCCGGCAACTATCTCAACCTTAAAGGGCGAATGGCCTCGCCCCCGCTTCTCTGCATACCATGAGTTTTTAGGAAAGACGATAGGTATCGTTGGATTTGGAAGCATTGGAAGAGTGGTGGCTAAGAAGGCAAATGCATTTGGTTTGCAGTGTCTTGCTTATGACCCAATGTTATCTGGCAGCTCTGTTGAGCTTCCTGGGTTTTCAGTGCCGTTACTTCCTTTAAGCGACTTGCTCGCACATAGTGATGCAGTTTCCTTGCATCTCCCATTTCTGCCAGAAACAAAGAACCTATTTGATGCCTCCACTCTTGATCAAATGAAGTCTGGCGCTTGCCTGATTAATACTGCTCGCGGTGGCATCGTTGATGAGAGGGCTCTAGTAGAACGCTTACGGACCGGACGTTTGGGCGGTGCGGCTATTGATGTATATGAGAGTGAGCCGGCTAAAGATTTGAGTCATTTTGCAGGGATTGAGAATCTGATCCTGACCCCACATGTTGCAGGGGTAACTCAGGAAAGTAATGAGCGCGTTAGTCAAATGATTGCCGATGAAGTGAATCGGTTTCTAGGAGCATAA
- a CDS encoding Ldh family oxidoreductase, which produces MNLSYQKMVKLASSGLQAAGIGEKAAYETAQFLALAELDGLASHGLARVSQYAGHAKNGRIELSPKIKVRPFKTSAALVDACDGLAFPALRFATDLSVNLASKTGVGLVAVTNSHHFGVAGHFAEAAARAGYISLLFGNTPAAMPMVGGSKALFGTNPLAAAFPVANHDPMVIDMSLSAVARGKLLVAAKKGESIPEGWALTADGKPTTDPNEGLKGLMVPLGGDKGALLALIIELLVVGLSGSRFSYEADSFFDAKGNRPRIGQLLLTIDPGLAGSQVFASRMQEFLKTLASDSGTRVPGQRRFKQRASGFKEGVNVSDVVIEEIQAGIRQSWGV; this is translated from the coding sequence GTGAATTTGTCCTATCAAAAGATGGTTAAGTTAGCTTCATCAGGTTTGCAGGCGGCAGGCATTGGAGAAAAAGCCGCTTATGAGACTGCGCAATTTTTAGCGCTTGCTGAACTGGATGGCTTGGCATCTCATGGACTTGCGCGTGTTTCTCAATATGCGGGGCATGCTAAAAATGGCCGCATAGAGTTATCACCAAAAATTAAAGTACGCCCATTTAAAACCTCTGCCGCTTTAGTAGACGCTTGTGATGGTCTTGCCTTTCCAGCGCTACGATTTGCTACTGACTTATCTGTGAATCTGGCATCTAAGACGGGCGTTGGACTGGTCGCAGTTACCAACAGCCATCACTTTGGAGTTGCAGGGCACTTTGCTGAAGCCGCAGCGCGTGCCGGTTATATCTCTTTATTGTTTGGCAATACACCAGCAGCAATGCCGATGGTTGGTGGCAGCAAAGCCCTTTTTGGTACGAATCCTCTGGCTGCTGCGTTTCCTGTGGCAAATCACGATCCGATGGTGATTGATATGTCCTTATCGGCTGTGGCTAGGGGTAAGTTATTGGTTGCGGCGAAAAAGGGAGAGTCTATTCCAGAAGGTTGGGCATTAACTGCTGATGGCAAGCCAACCACTGATCCCAATGAAGGACTCAAGGGCTTAATGGTTCCGCTTGGTGGCGATAAGGGGGCTTTGCTTGCTCTCATTATTGAGTTGCTAGTTGTCGGTCTATCGGGAAGTCGATTCTCTTATGAAGCAGATTCTTTTTTTGATGCCAAGGGCAATCGTCCTCGCATCGGACAGCTTTTGCTAACCATCGATCCAGGTTTGGCGGGTAGCCAAGTGTTTGCAAGTAGGATGCAAGAGTTCTTAAAAACCTTGGCATCTGACTCTGGAACCCGAGTTCCCGGACAAAGACGTTTTAAACAGCGTGCATCAGGCTTTAAAGAGGGCGTCAACGTTTCTGATGTGGTTATAGAAGAAATTCAGGCTGGTATTCGCCAGTCATGGGGTGTTTAG
- the soxC gene encoding sulfite dehydrogenase — protein MSKKDVFSNRRQFLKSSIVAGAGVGGVMGASSASAQNQGGGFLEIDPWTKTQGSTFVNPPYGLPSKYEKNVVRLLPSPAPTFLTGSRTPLQSLHGIITPNGLVFERHHAGVPDINPDLHKLVIHGMVDRPMIFTMDEIARFPSESRIYFLECSGNSAAELKKASNQTVQQIHGLVSCCEWTGVRLSTILQECGVQPGAKWALAEGADGAAMTRSIPMNKMMDDALLVYAQNGEMLRAEQGYPLRLFLPGYEGNMSIKWLRRIKLGTEPWQTREETSAYTDLRSDGKALQFTFAMEVKSVITQPSGLMKLKSKGFCEISGFAWSGNGKIRRVEVSTDGGKSWGEAVLQEPVMDKSLVRFRFPWVWDGAPATLMSRAVDSSGEMQPTMDAVIKAKSANTFYHNNAIQPWRVAANGEVTNGR, from the coding sequence ATGTCTAAGAAAGATGTATTTTCTAATCGCCGTCAATTCTTAAAATCATCGATTGTTGCTGGCGCTGGCGTTGGCGGCGTAATGGGTGCCTCTTCTGCCTCCGCTCAAAACCAAGGGGGTGGTTTTTTAGAGATTGATCCTTGGACTAAAACCCAGGGATCAACTTTTGTAAATCCCCCTTATGGTTTGCCATCGAAATATGAAAAGAATGTGGTGCGATTGCTTCCTTCGCCGGCACCAACCTTCCTAACGGGCTCAAGAACTCCTCTGCAAAGTTTGCATGGAATTATTACTCCAAACGGCTTAGTTTTTGAGCGTCATCATGCTGGCGTTCCTGACATCAATCCAGATCTACATAAATTGGTAATTCATGGAATGGTCGATCGCCCAATGATCTTTACGATGGATGAAATTGCGCGCTTTCCATCCGAGTCTAGAATTTATTTTCTAGAATGCTCTGGCAATAGTGCCGCTGAGCTTAAAAAGGCGAGCAATCAAACAGTGCAGCAAATTCATGGATTAGTCTCTTGTTGCGAGTGGACCGGCGTTCGCTTGTCGACTATTTTGCAAGAATGCGGCGTCCAGCCTGGAGCCAAGTGGGCTTTAGCGGAGGGAGCTGATGGTGCCGCGATGACTCGAAGCATTCCAATGAATAAGATGATGGATGATGCCTTATTGGTCTACGCTCAAAATGGTGAGATGTTGCGTGCTGAACAGGGCTATCCTTTGCGATTATTTTTGCCGGGCTATGAAGGCAATATGAGTATTAAGTGGCTTCGAAGAATCAAGTTGGGCACTGAGCCTTGGCAAACCCGTGAAGAGACTTCTGCATATACCGACCTTCGATCTGATGGTAAGGCATTGCAATTTACTTTCGCCATGGAAGTGAAGTCTGTCATTACCCAACCCTCAGGATTGATGAAGCTTAAATCCAAAGGTTTTTGTGAAATCTCGGGTTTTGCTTGGTCTGGTAATGGCAAGATTCGACGTGTTGAGGTTTCAACAGATGGTGGCAAATCCTGGGGGGAGGCGGTACTTCAGGAGCCGGTGATGGATAAATCTTTGGTACGGTTTCGCTTTCCTTGGGTATGGGATGGAGCGCCAGCAACTTTAATGAGCAGGGCAGTTGATTCAAGTGGTGAAATGCAACCTACGATGGATGCTGTAATCAAGGCTAAGAGCGCAAATACTTTTTATCACAATAACGCCATACAACCATGGCGTGTAGCCGCTAATGGGGAGGTTACTAATGGTCGCTAA